In Mycobacterium branderi, the DNA window CGGCCGGGTCACCCAACGACTGCTGGCTCAGCTGGGTGCCGTCGGCGCGCCACGCCGACACGCTGGTGGTCTTGACGACCATGCCGATGTCGTTCTCCTTGGTCGGCAGCATTCCCACCGGGAAGGTCGCCGGATAGGCCGCGGCACTGCCGGCGATCCGGTCCCGCGGCGAATACACATACACCCCGCGCACCGTGCTGCGCTCCTTTTGCGGGCCCAAACACACCGTGCCAGTGAGCCGGTCGGGTGCTGGTGACGAGAGTGCCTGCACCACAACATTTTTCGCGGTGTCGCAGCTGCCGATGCCGGTGGCCTCCATCGGGTGGGCCAGCGCGCCGTAGAGTCCGAACCGCAGCTCGGCCGGTTTGGCGTGCGGGGCAGCCGGATCGGTGGGGGCTGCGTCGACGTCGACCAGCACGTAGTCGGCGTTCCAGCGCAGGTTGGACACCGCGACGTTCCAGCCCAGCACCGCAACCGATTCGCCCAGCCGGGCGGACTGCGCGCCGTAAATGCGATCCGGGTGATGCGCCCCAGAGCAGCCGGACACCAGCGCCAGCGTCGCCAACATCGCAATGAGAACGCGCACGGTGTCTAACGCAGCCCCAGATCCGCCAGGCCGAGCACACTGCGATACGCCAGCCCCTCGGCTTGGATGGCTTCGGCCGCTCCCGTGGCGCGATCCACCACCGTCGCCACACCGACGACTTCGGCGCCGGCATCGCGCACCGCGCGTACCGCGGTCAGCGCCGACGCGCCGGTGGTGCTGGTGTCCTCGACCACCAGCACCCGGCGCCCAGTGATGTCGGGGCCCTCGATAAGTCGTTGCATGCCATGGGTTTTCACTGACTTGCGGACCACGAACGCGTCGACCGGCCGGCCCGGAGCGTGCATGACGGCGGTCGCGACCGGGTCGGCGCCCAGGGTCAGGCCGCCGACCGACGCGTAGTCCCAGTCGTCGGTGAGGTCGCGAATCAGCCGGCCGATCAGCGGGGCGGCCCGGTGGTGCAGGGTGGCGCGGCGCAGGTCGACGTAGTAGTCGGCCTCTTTGCCCGACGACAGCGTGACCCGCCCATGCACCACACACAGCCGGCGCACCAGGTCGGCCAACTCGTCGCGGGGCTCAAGTTCTGCCACGGCCCCGTCCGAATCTATTTGTGGTGGCG includes these proteins:
- the pyrE gene encoding orotate phosphoribosyltransferase translates to MAELEPRDELADLVRRLCVVHGRVTLSSGKEADYYVDLRRATLHHRAAPLIGRLIRDLTDDWDYASVGGLTLGADPVATAVMHAPGRPVDAFVVRKSVKTHGMQRLIEGPDITGRRVLVVEDTSTTGASALTAVRAVRDAGAEVVGVATVVDRATGAAEAIQAEGLAYRSVLGLADLGLR